A genome region from Oceanococcus sp. HetDA_MAG_MS8 includes the following:
- the ahcY gene encoding adenosylhomocysteinase — translation MNLPAAKVEPDYTIADINLADYGRKEIAIAETEMPGLMQVREEFAADQPLKGARIAGSLHMTIQTAVLIQTLEALGAEVRWASCNIYSTQDHAAAAIAANGTPVFAYKGETLDEYWEYTHRILEWHDGGTPNMILDDGGDATGLVLLGARAADDESVLDNPGSEEEVALFASIRRKLAEDRGFYARVRENIKGVTEETTTGVNRLYQMHKEGRLPFPAINVNDSVTKSKFDNLYGCRESLVDGIKRATDVMIAGKIAVVAGYGDVGKGSAQALRALSAQVWVTEVDPICALQAAMEGYKVVTMDYAADKADIFVTATGNYQVITMDHMKAMKNEAIVCNIGHFDNEIQVAELERECEWENIKPQVDHVIFPDGKRIILLAKGRLVNLGCATGHPSFVMSSSFTNQTLAQIELFTKEGDYEPGVYVLPKHLDEKVARLHLARIGAQLTEMSDNQANYIGVPVAGPYKPEHYRY, via the coding sequence GTGAATTTACCCGCAGCTAAAGTCGAGCCCGACTACACCATTGCTGATATCAACCTTGCCGATTACGGACGCAAGGAAATCGCCATTGCCGAAACCGAAATGCCCGGTTTGATGCAGGTGCGCGAAGAGTTTGCCGCTGATCAGCCGCTCAAAGGTGCCCGCATTGCTGGCTCCTTGCACATGACCATTCAAACGGCTGTGCTCATTCAAACCCTGGAAGCCTTGGGCGCTGAAGTGCGCTGGGCCTCCTGCAACATCTACTCCACGCAGGATCATGCCGCGGCTGCCATCGCTGCGAACGGCACTCCAGTGTTTGCTTATAAAGGCGAAACTCTGGATGAGTACTGGGAGTACACCCACCGCATTTTGGAATGGCACGACGGTGGCACACCCAACATGATTCTGGACGATGGTGGTGACGCTACTGGTCTGGTATTGCTGGGGGCCCGCGCTGCCGATGACGAAAGCGTTCTGGACAACCCAGGCAGCGAAGAAGAAGTGGCCCTGTTCGCTTCCATTCGTCGCAAGTTGGCTGAAGACCGTGGCTTTTATGCCCGTGTTCGCGAGAACATCAAGGGCGTGACCGAAGAAACCACCACGGGCGTGAATCGTCTGTACCAAATGCACAAGGAAGGCCGTCTGCCCTTCCCGGCCATCAACGTGAACGATTCGGTCACCAAGTCCAAGTTCGACAACCTCTACGGCTGCCGTGAGTCCTTGGTGGACGGCATCAAGCGCGCTACCGATGTGATGATCGCTGGCAAAATCGCCGTGGTCGCTGGTTACGGCGACGTGGGTAAAGGCTCCGCCCAGGCCCTGCGTGCCCTCTCGGCCCAGGTGTGGGTCACCGAAGTCGACCCCATCTGTGCGCTGCAGGCCGCGATGGAAGGCTACAAAGTGGTCACCATGGATTACGCGGCCGACAAAGCCGACATCTTCGTCACGGCCACCGGTAATTACCAAGTGATCACCATGGATCACATGAAGGCCATGAAGAACGAGGCCATCGTGTGCAACATCGGTCACTTCGATAACGAAATTCAGGTTGCCGAACTCGAGCGCGAATGCGAGTGGGAAAACATCAAGCCCCAGGTTGATCATGTGATTTTCCCGGATGGCAAGCGCATTATTTTGTTGGCCAAGGGTCGCTTGGTGAACTTGGGCTGCGCCACCGGCCACCCCAGCTTCGTCATGAGCTCCAGCTTCACCAACCAAACGCTGGCACAAATCGAGCTGTTCACCAAGGAAGGCGATTACGAGCCAGGCGTTTATGTGCTGCCCAAGCACCTGGACGAAAAAGTCGCTCGCTTGCACCTGGCCCGCATTGGCGCCCAGCTCACCGAAATGAGCGACAACCAAGCCAATTACATTGGCGTGCCGGTAGCAGGCCCTTACAAGCCTGAGCACTACCGCTACTAA